TGGGTTCTTTGTTATATTGGTGATAATCATCGTCTTTAGTATTATATATTCCCTTGTTAGTAGAGAAGATAAAAATGACCCGATTGCCCATCAAGCAAGGGTTTTTGAGCAGTCATTTCATGATTCAACTGATGTCGAAGATTATCCAAATAAGAAATTTAAGGTAGCCGATGTTCATTTGGAAAAGAGGGTAGCACGTTCAGGTCCGGATCCCGGTATAGAAAATAACGTTGTAGATACTAAGCTATTTTATTTTGATCCCAATAATTTATCTGTAGAAGCATGGCGCGAGCTTGGCCTCTCGGATAAGCAAATTGCTGTGATCAAGAACTACGAGAAAAAAGGTGGCCGGTTTAAAGATAAAAATGATGTTAGGAAAATGTATTCCATCAATGCAAAATTATACAAAAAACTAGAACCCTTTATCCGCATTAAAGTGGAGACAACAGGTCCAAGTACGGTAGCTAAAGCCCCCTTGCTTTACGATAAATTTGAAACCAATCATGCCGAACTTATAGATCTTAATACCTGTGACACAATAGCCTTGATGAGCCTCAAAGGGATCGGTACAATTCTTTCTAAACGCATTTTGAAATATAAAGAGGTGCTTGGCGGTTTCTATCGGATAGAGCAGCTAAAAGAAGTTTATGGTGTCACTTCGGAAACATATGAACTCATTAAGGACTATATTACGGTGTCTAATTTAGAGGGAATCAAAAAAATCAATATTAACCAGATTGATGCCAATTCATTGGGCAAACATCCGTATCTTAGCCCAAAGGATGCGAAATTAATAGTTAATTATCGAGATCAACATGGCAATTATGCTAATATAGAAGATTTTACCAAGATAGGTACACTTTCAGATCTTGCTATTGCTAAAATCGCGCCGTATTTAATATTTGAGAATGATTCAAGATAAATTGAAACTGGAAATCCGGGATATTGTGGATTTTCCAAAACCGGGTATTGTATTCAAAGATATTACCCCCTTGTTGAAAGATGCTGAACTTTGCAATGAAATGATCGACGCGATTATTGACCAACTTCAAGGAATAGAAATTGATGCTATTGCAGGTATTGAAAGCCGTGGATTTCTTTTTGGATTTTTACTTGCCAACAGATTAGGATTGCCCTTTATTCCAATTCGTAAGCAAGGAAAATTACCATTTAAAACGATTTCTGAGTCTTATGCGCTAGAATATGGTCAGGCAACGATAGAAATTCATGAAGATGCATTCGAAAAAGGTAGCCGTATTTTGATCCATGATGATCTGTTGGCAACGGGCGGGACTGTCGTCGCAGCAAGCAAACTTATTGAAAAATTGGGCGGAGTGATTGCAGCCTATAGTTTTATCATTTCATTGGATTTTCTCAAAGCAAAAGGCAGATTGTCTCGATTTAGTGATACGATCTCCTCGTTGGTGAGCTATTAATGTAGAATTTAAGTG
The window above is part of the Sphingobacterium sp. ML3W genome. Proteins encoded here:
- a CDS encoding helix-hairpin-helix domain-containing protein, which encodes MTYFKFNKTEQNGFFVILVIIIVFSIIYSLVSREDKNDPIAHQARVFEQSFHDSTDVEDYPNKKFKVADVHLEKRVARSGPDPGIENNVVDTKLFYFDPNNLSVEAWRELGLSDKQIAVIKNYEKKGGRFKDKNDVRKMYSINAKLYKKLEPFIRIKVETTGPSTVAKAPLLYDKFETNHAELIDLNTCDTIALMSLKGIGTILSKRILKYKEVLGGFYRIEQLKEVYGVTSETYELIKDYITVSNLEGIKKININQIDANSLGKHPYLSPKDAKLIVNYRDQHGNYANIEDFTKIGTLSDLAIAKIAPYLIFENDSR
- a CDS encoding adenine phosphoribosyltransferase, with amino-acid sequence MIQDKLKLEIRDIVDFPKPGIVFKDITPLLKDAELCNEMIDAIIDQLQGIEIDAIAGIESRGFLFGFLLANRLGLPFIPIRKQGKLPFKTISESYALEYGQATIEIHEDAFEKGSRILIHDDLLATGGTVVAASKLIEKLGGVIAAYSFIISLDFLKAKGRLSRFSDTISSLVSY